aaaaaattttaaatattatattttaatcatACAAAATTTTAAACGAATTTAGTGTTGTTTTTGATATGAATAATtagtataataaaaaatcaataagatttaattttaatatataagtaaaattaattcatcaataataattaatgtaaaaGTTTTTCATTTAATTCTAAAGGATTGATGATTCAGAGATAgcatttgaaatttatttacaagaaaattgaaaagaaaaaatatttaaaaaaattttaatttatttttttaacacaaaaaaaaatatgagtTACCAGCAACTTGTTAATGACTTAATATACACATCATTCATTGCATTAActatttatatcaaatttaatagtaagataatattaaatttatttaaaatttttaaaataaaaataaaatatttaaaatattatagactaaattaaaatttaacataaatattaaaaactaaaataataatttaccctattttatgttattaattCTATTATTTATGCTTCTTTAGGATAACATTACTCAATTTTATTCTTTATACCTAGGTGCATCTTTTCATCGCAGCCTAACTAAAATAATCATATTGACCATTATATCAATTACTCTTATAGTATATATATTGAAACAATTATATTACAGATATactaaattaactactaaaattaatcattaaaataaaatacatattaaaaataaattaaataatacatatatttatatataaatacataattttaatatataaataatattttaatattaaaatataaattaatataaaataaatattaaagataagttaaataatatatatttaatatttatacacaaatatattgtgattgatttaataactaattttttgggCGGATATAACATTTTTAATACTCAAAATCTTCCATGTATCTTAGCTTCTAGTATTCTAGTTGTTTATGTATTTGTCCCTCATAAACTATTACTATGGAAGGGTTCATCACCTGGCTTCTGTTGTGCTTTTCATTGTTGCACGATACTGCCATCTCCATTACCATAGAAACCATTAGCACTTCACAATCCCTCACTGATGCTGACATCATGCTTTCACCTAGCGGAACCTTTGCATTGGGATTCTTCAGTAGtccagaaaattctaaaaatcgtTACCTTGGAATATGGTACAATAGAGTATCAACAACCACCGTTGTATGGGTCGCCAATAGAAACAAACCACTCTACCACTCATCCGGAGAGTTGAAGATCGCCCAAGACGGGATTCTAGAGCTTTACAACAGTAGCACCATTGTTTGGTCTTCCAGCTCATCAAGATTTTCACAGAAACCCGTTATTGCGGTTCTTTTGGATTCTGGTAACTTCATTGTGAAGGAAGCAGTCAGAAACAACGACGATTCAACAAGTTTTCTTTGGCAGAGTTTTGATTACCCTGGTGACACTTTGCTACCAGGGATGAAGCTTGGAATCGATTTAACAACCGGCATGAATAGGTACCTAACTTCGTGGACAAGCCACGATGATCCATCTTCAGGCAACTACACATTTCAGCTTGATATCACTGGTTATCCGCGATTATGTATAAGAAATGGCGAATCCAAGGAGCATTGTAGTGGATCTTGGAATGGTGTTCGGTTTAGTGGAGTTCCTCTGCTAAAACAGAATTCCATATTCAACTATTACTTTGTCTCTAACCAAGAAGAGATATATTATACATTTGAGCTTGTTAATAGCTCAGTCTATTCAAGGTTTTCGCTAACCGTGGATGGAATCATGACGCGTTATGTCTGGAATGCTAAGAATCAAAGCTGGAGCATCTATCTAGCAGTACCAAAGGACTTGTGTGATTATTATGGCAAATGCGGCGTGTATGGTAGTTGTAACATAGACAGCTCTCCAGCATGTGGATGTTTGAAAGGATTTGAACCTAAGGTCCCAGAAGAATGGAATCAAGCTGATTGGTCTAGTGGCTGCAACAGAAATAATTCGTTAAGCTGTCGCGGAGATGGATTTGCAAAATTTTCTAGTCTCAAGTTACCGGACACAGAGAGGACATCATGGTTAAACAAAACTCTGAGCCTTGAGGAATGTGCTGAAATCTGCATCAGAAACTGCTCTTGCACTGCTTATGCTGCATTAGATATCAGGAAAGAGGCAAGTGGATGTTTACTGTGGTATGGTGACTTAATAGATATTAGAGTACTGAATGATCCACAACAAGATATTTATGTCAGAATGTCAAAGAAAGATCTAGGTAGGTTTTGAAGTTCATCATTTCATCTTTATCTCCCAATTTTGGAAGTACCTTCTTTTTGTTTCTCATTTGTTATTGTTTTCAGGATATCATATCTTCTGTTTGTTTGTGGTTTTCtagatgaagatgaaaatttGAAACACAAATCTGACATCCGAAAGCTGCAGATTATTGTTTCTAGCTCAGTCATATCTGTAGGGATTTTGATCCTCTGCCTATCCTTCACCCTGTATAGATGCAAGAAGTACAAAATAAACTATAGTAAGTCACTTTAATATGCATGAGAAAATTTAATTAGcagatttcttttctttttgttatgcTTTGCTATTTGATCTTTACATGTTGCTTTTGCTTACTGAATTCAGGAAGCATGAGAGGCAAACCAGAAACAGATGCACATGCAATACAAGAGCATCAAAAGGAGGAAGAACTAGATCTACCCTTGTTTGATTTAGCTACACTTATTTCTGCAACCAATAACTTCTCTATCAATAACATCTTGGGAAAAGGTGGTTTTGGAACTGTTTATCAGGTAATATTGTATATCAGCCAAGTTTTCAGCTTCAGTACATGATTTATGAATACATGAACCCGGAATGTCAAATCTTTGTAATATTTTTCCTATGTTGTGCTACTCATGCTTGAAATAACTGGCTATTGGTTAATACTATGATGGTCAAGTAATTTAGTCTGAGTATTAATGAAAGGCTaggaaatttaatttattgagatGACCAACAAGTCCATCATTTGAAAAGAAACACTTTTTTGTTTCTGTAgtaaataatttttgtaaaacaaaaaatttcaaaCTAGAAAATTTTGCATTTGATATTGAATTAAGATCAACATATATAGGTTGCCATTATGTTAACAGTATTTAACTTAAGAAGCCCAACTGAATCTAGGATCCAATTCACCATTATGTTAACAAATATTTAACTCAAGTATGTTTCTTCCAAAGATTGATGTTCCCATCAAATATATATTATTGCAATATTCAGGGTATGCTGGAAGATGGAAGAGAAATAGCTGTTAAGAGACTCTCAGAAAATACTAGACAAGGTCTTCAAGAGTTCAAAAGTGAAGTAATGCATGTAGTCAAACTTCAGCATAGGAATTTGGTGAAGCTTCTAGGATGTTGCATTGAAGCAGATGAAAGGATGTTGGTGTATGAGTTTATGCCAAATAAAAGCTTGGACTACTTCATATTTGGTTTGTTTCCACTTGATACTTAGTTTTGGTTTCATTTACTGTTGAATATTTTCTAAAGTTTGGGTAATAGAGCTTATAGATTTCTACCAGATGTAGTTAGAGTAACTAGTTTAATGTTTAGCAATCATAAAATGAAGGGAAATAAAGTATCTTCAAAACTAATTTCCCTAATGTTGGTTAAGTTGTTTTCCCTAAAATGAACTGTCTAAAATATGAGCTACAAAAACTACTTCAATATCAAAATTTGGCTAATCAATTATCAacttttatcatttttatgtGGTTTGAAATCTCCCAAAATAATCAGTCTATAACATCAGTATCATATCCCCTTCTCACATAGATTAAGTGACATGTgctctattcttttttttttcccagaTAATGAAAGGAGCATATTATTAGATTGGCCTCAACGCTTTCTTATCATTATTGGCATTGCACGAGGTCTTCTTTATCTCCATCAAGATTCAAGGCATAGAATAATTCATAGAGATCTTAAAGCTGGAAATATTTTGTTAGATAATGAAATGAATGCTAAGATTTCTGACTTTGGATTAGCCCGAAGCTTTGCAGGAAATGAAAATGAAGCAAGTACAGTAACTATTGTTGGAACTTAGTAAGTAGTTGATTACTTTGTAAGTAGTTAAAAATCAGCTTtctaaccaaaaaaaaatatatttttcatatatttgtataaattttaaaaaatagccaaaatttcaaaaatattggttcacaaacttttttgaaaaagcTAAACAAATTAGCTACCGATTAAGATTAGTTTTTGACTTCTTTTCAACTATATACAAaatcaaattgtaattttttttaaaaaaatagaaaccaACACAACCAATAGTTTACCTTGTTTTATGGTTTTGTGCAGTGGATATCTATCACCAGAGTATCTTATTGATGGAATATTCTCAACAAAATCTGATGTCTACAGTTTTGGTGTGCTACTATTAGAGATTGTTAGTGGAAAGAGAAATAGAGGATTCAGCAATAAAAATCATCGCTTTAATCTTTTAGGGCATGTAagctttacttttattttttcttgttatttatcgACTGTGAAGTATGAATGCTTAACTTATTATTTGGTTTTAGCCTATAAAATTTCAGTTCAAACATCTTTTTCAGGTAAATATAGTTCAACCATTTCCAGCATTTACTTTTTATCCTTACAACAATTCAATTTTGATATATgttcataaattttcaaaaacttttagtcttattaattcttgaaaaattataataatttggttTTGTTATtctgaaaataatatattttggaaGACTTAAACCGAATTATCATCCATAATTTTGCAGGAATTGATAGGGACTTTTGCAAAatactttgataaaaaaaatgtttgtatagatcaaaattaaaatttatgatatttattaatcCTATTATTATTAGAGTTTAACTTTAATATATTTATCATTTAATTGATTGAATCTATTCAGGTGTGGACATTTTTCATGGAAGGTAACTGCATAGAAATAGTTGACACATCCATTAGAAATGCAGCCAATTTATCGGAAGTCATGAGAGCAATTCATGTGGGCCTCTTATGTGTGCAACAAAGTCCAGAAGACAGGCCGAGCATGTCGTATGTGCTTATGATGCTGAGTAGTGAATGGATATTGCCTCAACCAAAAATGCCTGGCTTCTTTACTGAGAGAGATTTGGTTGGTGGCAGCACCACTTCATCAATTAATGGACTCACAATCACTCAGATGGTTCCACGGTAGATCTTGTTTTTTGAGGAGAAAAATTTAAGTAACATAGTTAAGCTGTTTAGGATTATTTTATTAACCTGTTTAtggaaataatataaatatatgagCAACTAAATTTCCAATTAAATTTGAACTATAATCAAATGATATAATTCAAGTTTATATATGTTAGATTAGAGTTTTCTTTTGtttataaatgaaaataaaaataaaaattttaaaagggtttgtttGGGTGTCAttttcaaaaaagattttttttaaatgatatttttttaaaagatcttttacaatatttcatataaaaaaatatttttatctatcaattatgtttgaataaaataagataaaagtatttttttatttatttattatgtgaaaaatatcttttttaagaaaaaaaagatcttttaaaaaaggatttggcaaaaatttaaaaaatatatctaagttttattttgtttcagttTTGTCTCTGaaagttttttatttgcatcaaatatactctcgACGCCTAAATttccaaaaaatttaagaccaatctaacaataatacatgaaaattatgcttggttTGCTTGTGTTaaaggttgttcttatgaaattgttgttgaattggtattaaattttttgaaaaattagccggcaatggtatatttgatgcaaataaaaaatttttgagacaaaaattaaaacaaaataaaacttaagaatatttttaaaatttttattaaatttcaagaacaaaacatatactttattctttaaaaaagatataaattatagcttttcaaaaaatatattttttatttttctaatatttttatttttactattaaaaaattatcaaacatactaaaaaaataaaaataaaaaaatcttttttcaatattttttttttattgattgaatgccccaaacaagaaaaaagaataaagtcAAGACAAAACATTTTCGGCGGTCAACAATATTTATGTGGGATCATAATCAACGATTCGTAGTGACTCCACAATGGAGGAATTCTATTGCCAACAATGGATTCCATTTGTGCTCCTAGTGTTAGAAATCATGTCCAAGTATTTTGGGAATCTTGATCACACCAAATCACCAATCGATTGTTACAACTTACAATTTTATTAAGAAATTCTATATTTGGTAAAGTGGTCTTATCTATAATCGTATATATTCATATCagtaaaaacatatttttcattaaaataaattttcagtGAAAAGTCAGGGAAAAGTGACCAaagatagataaaataaaataaagagatggTTATTTTTTACGACTTAAAATATAacttataatattaattttaatttattgctTCAATTTCTGTGCAataatctaaaataaataaataaatatacgcCGCCAAAGCATCatataattatgtaaaaaaaaaaaatatgaatcaaTGTATTATTAGTCTCAtccattattttttaatgttttattattagtataatatttaaaagataaattaacatatataaaaaaatcaaacacgcTACTTATCATAATGAGATGGAATACAGTATGAACTCTTAGAATTAATGTGCAACTGTCAATTATTCCATAATATCTTCCTCTGTCATGTTCATTTTATTCAAGTCTTTcatattaagaaaagaaagagtgATTAAGACTGAAGTCAATAAAAgttaacaaacaaataaaaaaaaatagttaattatcaCTATATTCTATTATCAGAAGTCAAAAACTATCATCATAAAATTGTTTCTGGTCAGAAAACGCGGCCAGGAAGTGGTGCAGACAATTATTTTTTCCCAATAATATACAAGAAAGAGTAGAAAGAATTACACATAAATCATAATCCACAAAATTTTCAAAAGCAGATATAATATTGTGTTTTGTTCACGT
This region of Arachis hypogaea cultivar Tifrunner chromosome 8, arahy.Tifrunner.gnm2.J5K5, whole genome shotgun sequence genomic DNA includes:
- the LOC140174903 gene encoding G-type lectin S-receptor-like serine/threonine-protein kinase At4g27290, whose protein sequence is MEGFITWLLLCFSLLHDTAISITIETISTSQSLTDADIMLSPSGTFALGFFSSPENSKNRYLGIWYNRVSTTTVVWVANRNKPLYHSSGELKIAQDGILELYNSSTIVWSSSSSRFSQKPVIAVLLDSGNFIVKEAVRNNDDSTSFLWQSFDYPGDTLLPGMKLGIDLTTGMNRYLTSWTSHDDPSSGNYTFQLDITGYPRLCIRNGESKEHCSGSWNGVRFSGVPLLKQNSIFNYYFVSNQEEIYYTFELVNSSVYSRFSLTVDGIMTRYVWNAKNQSWSIYLAVPKDLCDYYGKCGVYGSCNIDSSPACGCLKGFEPKVPEEWNQADWSSGCNRNNSLSCRGDGFAKFSSLKLPDTERTSWLNKTLSLEECAEICIRNCSCTAYAALDIRKEASGCLLWYGDLIDIRVLNDPQQDIYVRMSKKDLDEDENLKHKSDIRKLQIIVSSSVISVGILILCLSFTLYRCKKYKINYRSMRGKPETDAHAIQEHQKEEELDLPLFDLATLISATNNFSINNILGKGGFGTVYQGMLEDGREIAVKRLSENTRQGLQEFKSEVMHVVKLQHRNLVKLLGCCIEADERMLVYEFMPNKSLDYFIFDNERSILLDWPQRFLIIIGIARGLLYLHQDSRHRIIHRDLKAGNILLDNEMNAKISDFGLARSFAGNENEASTVTIVGTYGYLSPEYLIDGIFSTKSDVYSFGVLLLEIVSGKRNRGFSNKNHRFNLLGHVWTFFMEGNCIEIVDTSIRNAANLSEVMRAIHVGLLCVQQSPEDRPSMSYVLMMLSSEWILPQPKMPGFFTERDLVGGSTTSSINGLTITQMVPR